The following proteins come from a genomic window of Pseudomonas cichorii:
- the ftsB gene encoding cell division protein FtsB, translating to MRSPNWLFLILILLLGGLQYRLWVGNGSLAQVASLTEQIAEQHAENEVLLERNRVLDAEVMELKKGLETVEERARHELGMVKDGETLYQLAQ from the coding sequence ATGCGCAGTCCTAACTGGTTGTTCCTCATCCTGATCCTGCTGCTAGGTGGTCTTCAGTATCGCCTGTGGGTAGGTAACGGAAGTCTGGCGCAAGTGGCCAGCCTGACCGAGCAAATTGCAGAACAGCATGCCGAAAACGAAGTCCTGCTCGAACGAAATCGCGTTCTGGATGCTGAGGTCATGGAACTGAAAAAGGGCCTTGAAACCGTTGAAGAACGTGCCCGTCATGAGTTGGGTATGGTCAAGGACGGCGAAACTCTCTATCAGTTGGCGCAATGA